CAGGCCCACCGAGAATGACAGCGATATCGCCATCCGGGTACTCGCGTGCAAGTTCGCCGACCTCCGCGGCGGTCTGCCGTTCGTGCTGCCACCGGCTCCAGGCCACGGCCGACCGCTTCGTGCCGGGCACCACGGGCACAATGTTCAGGCCGTGCGCGTGGTAGGCCGGGGCATCGCTGGCGAACGCGCCGCTCATCGGCGCTCACCGCGCGGCCCGCAGGTGATCCATCGGGGAGGCGGTCGCGAACTTCGCGGCCAGGTCAGCCTGCGAAACCGCCACATATCGCAGGGCCATGATCAACGTCTCGTGGCGCAGAACGCGGCGGACGAGTTCCAAATCACCGCTACGCCGCCAAATGGCCGTGGCAGCGTAGTGCCGTAGCGCGTGCGGCCCGATGAGGCGGTCCAGCCCGGCGCGCCGGCTGAGCCGATGCAGGATGCGGCGGATGGCGTAGGGCCCCAGCGGCGACCCGTCGCGGGTGACGAACAGGAACGCTGCGGGCCTCGGGTCGGGATGGACGGCTAGCCAGGTCCGCAGCAGCGATGAGGTGGCCTCGCCGAAGAAGGCCAAGCCGTCCTTCTGGCCCTTGCCGGCGTGGACGTGAATCGTGCGGGCGGTGAAGTCGAGGGCCCCGATGCGAAGCCGGCGGGCCTCCTCCTTGCGCAGTCCGCTGTCGGCGAGCAGGGCAATCAGCGCGCGGTTGCGGCGGCCTTCGGGGGTGGACGGGCAGGCGGCCAGCAGCCTGCGGACGTGCCCATCCTCGGGCACACGCGGCAAGGTCTTGGGGAGGCGCATCGTCATCCCCGCCATCGAGTCGGCGGGCAGGCGGCCGGTGCGGACGCACCAACGGAGGAATGTTCGCAACGTTCGGAAGTGTTGATGCACCGACACCGCGCGCATCCGCTCGCGCAGGCCGGTGAGGTAGCGCTGGATGACGGAAGGCGTGCAGTCAGCGAGCCCGCCTCCGCCGACCGCCCGGACGAACCGCCAAAGGTTGGCGGCGTAGATATCCACCGTGCGAGCCGTGCAGTTTCCGACGCGCCGGCTGAGCAGGAACCCCTCGACAGCGTCGGAGAGGGTGGCGGGCGAATCCTCTGGCGGTACCAGTGCCGAGGAGGCGGGAGCAACACCAGCAGGCCGGCCCAACTCCTCCGAATGCTGCCTCGGGTTCCTCCGTCTCACCAGGCGGCCGACGACGGCCGTTTCCGAAGGGGCAGGCAGGCTGGGAGGCATCAGGATACCCCCTTGGCCTCTGACCCCTCAGCAGGATTGCGATTGGGCCTCGTGCACCGTTTCGGCCATTCCTGAAGGCGTCCCGGAGTCTCGCACGGCGGGCCTGCTCCTTGGCCGTGACTCGGCGTGGACCCGCGAACCGAACCGCCTCAAGGGGCAGGCTGAACTGATACCCGCACCCGACGCGCCCGACCTGTGCACCCCACGCCTGGGCGACGCGCAGCAGCCGGCGGGTCAACCGGGCTGAGTCTGTGTGAACGCACCAGTCGTCTTCGTCATCGGCGATGGTCAGCACGATCTCTCGCTCGGAAGCGGTCAGGGTGCGGCCAGGGGAAGATAGAGGGTTGCCCTTCGGCTGGCGGTGCCCGACAATGCCAGTGGCGGTGGACGTGGACTGAGCCATCTGCGTTCACCCCGGTGAGCACCGGCTGGGAGATGTGGCGACCCGCAGCCGGTGCTCGGCTTTCTAGCCCCGCTGCGGACCCTTCGCAACGTGCTGCCGCTCGCGCCGACGGATGAGCGCCACGAGCGCGGTCTCGGGAATGAGCCGACGGTCCGTCGCATCCCGCAGGTGCTTCAACTGCCCGGAGCGGCATAGCGCCCGCACCCGCTCGGAGGAGAGCGAAAGCCGTCGCGCGGCGAGGCCGACGGAGAGCAACGCGTCTTTCATCGTAACCACCTCACGTTTGAGTCTGGTTCGATTCTCTCTCCACGCCCCCGCCGCGATAACTGCGGACTCTCAAGCGCCCGGTAGCGCAAGGATTCTGCCTCCTGTCCCCTGAACATGAGGGGCGATGGTTCAGGAGGCGGCCCGCAAACAGCCGCGCAGAGTAAAGAAGCCCAGGGTCACGCGCAGGGCGCTTGAGCCGTTCTGGCTGACGCGCCCCGAGGCCGAAGCGAAGCGGCTTCGACGGAGAGGCAAGACGGTGCGGGAAATCGCCGCAGCCATCATCGCCCGCTTCGACGGGGTGAAGGGGGCGCGTCTCACGGACCGGGAGAAGTGGCAGGTGGACTCCCTGCGCACACTTGAAGAGCCGCGGGTTCACCGGACTATCCGTGAGTGGCTCGCCAAAGGGAAACTGCGGCGGGGCGAGCCGAAGCGCTCGCCGCCCGCGGTGCCCGTCTGGGTGGACCAAGTGCGATGCGCGGCCTGCGGTCGGCCGGAGGCCGTGCTACGAAAGGTCCTCACCCGGCGCGACTTGCACGGACGCGAGCAGGAAGAATGGGCAGCGCGGTTGTTGCCCCTCCTGCCGTCGGGCGAGGAAGGCTTCGGTTACTGCCGGACCTGCAAGCGCCACCGACGCTTTCGCGTCGAGGAGAGTCGGCGCATATCAGACGCCGAGGTCAAAGCCCTGGTCACCAACTGGGCAAAACAGCCGCGGCTGGCGCGCTCAAGGTTCCTCCTGGCCTGGCTGGGAGTGACCCAAGGAGGTGGACGCGATGGAACAGGCCACAGAAAAGCAGGGGCTCACCCCTCTAGAACCCGCATCAGGACTGGGTTTCATCGGTCGGGATGAGCCTCTGCTTTGCACGCAGGGGGTCGGGGGTTCGAATCCCCTCGTCTCCACCATTCCGTGCCCGCTTTCGAACCGCCCTGCCCCCGCCTCTGATCCTCGCCCGGCCGAGCCCGAGGACCGAGGGGGGAATACGAGCCGCCTCCCCTTCGTTTGTTCGGCCAGCGCGGACAGCCGTCTGCGGCAGCCGACAGGCGGCCGTGCCAGAGTCCAAAAACCGCAAGGGGGGCGACGATCGTGCTCGCAGACATCTTTTCTGCGGTGAGCGACTGGGGACTCTTGATCCTCCGGGTCGCACTCGGCGTGATCTTCATCGTGCACGGGTGGCCGAAGCTGAACCCCAACTCCCCGATCAAGGGGATCGCCGGGTTCGCCGGCTTCCTCCAGCAGTTGGGCGTTCCCGCGCCGCGGTTGTTCGCATGGGTCGTCGCGCTGCTCGAGGCGGTCGGCGGCGTCCTGCTGATCCTCGGACCGCTCACCCGCCTGATCTCCGTGGGACTGGCAATCGACATGCTGGTGGCGATCATCCTGGTGAAGCGCGGAATGGCCAAAGCACCCTTCGCGGATCCCAAGGGAGCCGGGTGGGAGTTCGAGTTCGCTCTGCTGGCCGCATCTCTCGCACTCGTGTTCACGGGTCCGGGAGCGATCGCGCTCCCATGGGGCGCGGGATGGTAGCGACTCGGCCGGGCCTGCAGCGTCCCACGCGCACACGCGGAACTCCGCTGGGGGACGAACGGTCTCACCTCTGATCGGGACGTACGGGCAGCGACTTTCGAGGCGTTCAGCCACTGGTTGGCGGGCGGGTGGTTCGGGAGACGACGGCTTCGAGCCTGGTTTGACGCCTTGGGCGATCGCCTGGTGGAGGGCGATCGGTCGTACGCGCTGGTCGAGCACGTCGACGAGATCGCGGCGACCAAGCCCACCGCGGCGGTCCGGCTGCCGCCGGGTTTCGATCAGTACTTGATGGGGCCCGGTACCGCGGACGGCTGAGTCGTGCCACCGAATCGACGTGCCCGCCGTGAGCCGCAGGCCAGCGGGATTTCGCCGGTGGCCCTCGCCGGCGCATCAACCGTCGGATAAGAGCCAACGGCACGCGCCCAAGGTTTTCCGGC
The DNA window shown above is from Armatimonadota bacterium and carries:
- a CDS encoding DoxX family protein, whose product is MLADIFSAVSDWGLLILRVALGVIFIVHGWPKLNPNSPIKGIAGFAGFLQQLGVPAPRLFAWVVALLEAVGGVLLILGPLTRLISVGLAIDMLVAIILVKRGMAKAPFADPKGAGWEFEFALLAASLALVFTGPGAIALPWGAGW
- a CDS encoding tyrosine-type recombinase/integrase, which translates into the protein MPPSLPAPSETAVVGRLVRRRNPRQHSEELGRPAGVAPASSALVPPEDSPATLSDAVEGFLLSRRVGNCTARTVDIYAANLWRFVRAVGGGGLADCTPSVIQRYLTGLRERMRAVSVHQHFRTLRTFLRWCVRTGRLPADSMAGMTMRLPKTLPRVPEDGHVRRLLAACPSTPEGRRNRALIALLADSGLRKEEARRLRIGALDFTARTIHVHAGKGQKDGLAFFGEATSSLLRTWLAVHPDPRPAAFLFVTRDGSPLGPYAIRRILHRLSRRAGLDRLIGPHALRHYAATAIWRRSGDLELVRRVLRHETLIMALRYVAVSQADLAAKFATASPMDHLRAAR